The DNA window TATAGTTGGAAGTGCCACTGTAGATGGTTCTTTTGTTACGCCTAGTGTAGCTTCGGGTGTTATTACTTTTCCTGAAATTGATGTTGTGGATGCTACAACGAAGGAAGTAATGATTACTTATGCATTTAATGTAAGAATTACAGGTGGAACCCATGTACCTCCTTATATTGAGAATCAAATCAATAGAGCTACTATAAAATGGGATTTTGAAGAAGGAAAACCTGCTGTACCTGTGATTACTACTGCAACACTTCAGGTAAGAACTCCTCATCTTAGAGGGTTAAAACAGCAACGAAATGCTACAACGGGTGGGAATTTTAGAACCCAAAGATTAAATTATGAGGTTGGAGATGTTATTGAATACCTTATTTCTATAACAAATGATGGCGCTGAAAGAGCTTTTGATTCTGTTATTGTAGATGTATTAGATCCACTACTGTCTTTTAATACAGGTTCTATTTCAACTACAAATGGTTCAGCCAATGAATCTGGAGGAACCATTATATGGAGTATACCTGTTCTTGAAGTTGGTGAAACTGCTACCCTTAAATTTGCTGTAACAACTTTAGCAGGCATTGCAGCAGGTGGAAATATATTGGACACGGCTTCCTATAAGTATAATACAAATAACAATGGCTTTGGAATAGAATTTGGCCCCGATACCACAAATACGGTACGACTTAGATCTCCTTTTGTCAAAATAGTAAAAGGATCTTCTCTATTAGAAGGAGAAATTGGTGATGACATTCTCTATAGTATTACGCTCACTGTGCCAAATGGAACAATAGCCTATACCCCAAGAGTACAAGATACACTACCAACAGGGCAAGTGTATATTGGACCATCTATAAGACAGGAAGTACCAAATCCGCCTGTAACAGTTACTCCAAGCTCTTTAAGTCCCATTACCTTTGATAGTGTTACTATTGATGCAACATCTGGAGAAAAAATCATCATATATCGCTTTGTAGCAAGGATCATAGATGCTACACACAATCCGCCATTTACAGAAATTCAGACAAATGAGTCTCAAGTAAAATGGGCCATACAACCAGGAGGAGCTTTAGTAAGAACAAGAGAATCTAATATTGATATCACGGCAAAAACACCAAATGCAACGGTACGGAAAGAACAAAAAAAAGCTTTAGATCCAAATTATACGATAGACAATATTTCTGCCTTGCCAGATGATGAAATTCATTACCGATTAACCATCCATTCAAATGGTGCAACAACGGCGTATAATGTAAAAGTAAAAGATGTATTGAATGATTTTTTAGACTATGACAGCATGATTGTAGGACCTTCTCCTAGCATATCTGGAAATACATTAGAATGGAATATAGGAAATATTCATAAGGTCGATACTTTTATACTAGAATTTGCAGTAAAAGTAAAGTCTGGAATAGGTGCAGGAGCACAAATTCCTGATGAAGTAAAAGTATTTTATGATTCAAGCCATGTAAATCCTAAAACTTATCATACAAATTCTAATAAAGTAATCATTGATATTCCTCCTGTGCAGTTTGAAAAAATTGCTGATAAAGTTCTTGCAGCCATGGGGGATGAAATAACCTACACCTTAAGAGTCATTGTTCCAAATGGTGTGAATGCTTATAATGTGGTAATACAAGATGAAATACCATTTTGTCAAGAATATAAACCTTTAAGCTGGATGCCTGGAACGCCTGTTGTATCTCCATCTTTAAGAGCGATCACATACAATGAACCTATTTCTCCATTAACGGGTATAAATGAATATACTTTTAAAACCATTGTAATGTGCAATAGAGTAGAAGTTCAAAGAAATAAAGCCCAACTTTTCTGGAATATTACACCATCAGGTCCTCAAGCGCCACCAATTTCTAAGTTTGCAGAGGTTACTGTGAAAAATCCTAATGTAGTTGTAACAAAAGAACAAAGTAAAAACCCGACAGGACCATTTACAAAAGATTTGCTAAAAGGTGTAGAAGCAGATGATTCAATCTATTATAAAATAACCCTCGAAAATAAAGGGCAAACACCAGCTTATAATATTATAACCACAGATGTACTTGATCCTAATTTAATCTACAGGGGTCCTATTGGAAGCTATGATGGTACAATTAGCCCCGATCCTCCAACAGGAAGTCCTGATGGTACAATAACATGGAGCGTGCCTAGTTTAGGACCTAATTCTTCTACAACTTTGATTTTTCAAGTAGATATTGTATCAGGATTTGTGGCGGGCACAAATGTAATCAACCAGGCTTCTACAAAATTTGATACATCCATTACAAATCCAGTTACATTAGGGCCTGTTTTATCTAATCAAGTAGGTTTTGAATTTATATTTCCTACGATTCTTAAAACTGTAGATGATGACAGTAGATTCTTAGGAGATACGGTAACCTATATGGTAGAAATAGATATTTTAGCTGGAAGTATTGCTTATGATGCGCAAGTTACAGATATTCTACCACCTGGTCAAAGCTATATACCAAATACTTTAAGAAAAGATGGATTGGAAATAACACCGTATTCTACTTCTCCATTTATACTTGAAGCACCTCAAACTTTAGGAGAAGGGAAGATTATTTATACTTTCCAGGCTAAAATTGATTATATGCTATTAATGCCTCAAGATAAGCAGAACAACGAAGCTGTTCTCACATGGAAAACAGATCCACTACAGCCTCCGAAATCTATTAACAGTACGGCATCTGTATATGTAACAGATAGTAATATAAACATATCAAAAGCTCAGAGGAATTTTACAACCCATGGAGCAGTACCTTTTACTAAAGAGCCTATACAAGTTGCTGCTTTAGATATTATTCACTACGAACTAACAGTAGAAAACTTGAGTGCTACAAATACAATCTATAATGTGAATGCAAAAGATATTTTAGATGATGGATTTAAGTTTATAGGTCAAGTGGAGCCATTTCCGCCAGGGGTTATTACTCATACAGGAGAGCCTAGCAATGGAGAAATTACATGGCGCATCGAATCTATTCCATCTTCACAAAAGTATAGTGCAATCATTGCAGTAAAAGTACTGCCAGGGGCTGGGGCACAAAGCAGTATTTTAAATAAAGCATCTGCAACCTTTTCAGCAGTTAAAGGAGTTCCGATTATCACATATGGACCGAAAGTCTCTAATACAGTAGAAGCAAAATTACCATCTTTAGAAATAGAAAAGAGTGTTTCAAAGGATGTATTAGAAATTGGAGAAATCATAACCTATACACTAGATGTAATCGTACCAAAGGGTACAACGGCTTATAATGTTGTTGTAAAAGATACACTACCGCCACAACAAAGCTATGTGGGAGAAGCCACAAGAAATGGCGTAGCTGTATTTCCAAGTGTTGATGGTCAGGAGATCACTTTTGATACAGAAGATCGTATTGATACATCTATTACCTATACTTTTAAAGCAAGAGTTGTTAAAGGAAATTTATCTCCTCCATACACACAAATACAAACAAATCATGTCCATGTGAATTGGAATATGGATCCATTGGGTACACCTGCAACACCCGGATCAGCTTCGAAAGAGGTAACCGTAAAGAGTTCATTTTTCTTCATAGGAAAAGAGCAAAGAAATGTTACAAAAGAAACAACCTTTGATACAAAGGAATTATCTGTTGAGGTGGGAGATTTATTAGAATTTAGACTTGTAGCACACAACTTTGGAGAAGCTTCTGCTTATGATGTTGTCATAACAGATGTATTAAGTAAGTTTGATAAATATATAAAAGTAGTATCGGTTTCATTAGGGAATGTTGAATTTAATCAAACGAATAATACAGTTATTTGGACGATAGATGATTTACCCCCTCAAGCAGTTGAATTTATGATCTTTCAAATAGAAATATTAGGTGGAATCCCGGCAGGTGGAACAGATTCCAATATTGCTACAGCCCTTTATAATACCAATAAGACGACACCAATTACTTTTGGACCTATTAAAAGCAACCAAGTAGTCCATATATATCCAAACGTTAGGGTTAAAAAGACATCTGATTTTACTTATACAGTTGTTGGAGATACCATCACGTATACAGTTAATTTTACACTTCCTAAAGGGACGATTGTGTATAACGGCCAGTTTATAGACACCTTGCCAATAGGGCAGACATATGATAATGATGCAACGTTAAATGGGAACCCCATTGAACCAGTAGAAATTGAGGGGCAACGAATTACCTTCCCGGTTGTTCCATATGCTGAGGCTAAAGATGGAGATTTAGATTTTACCTATGAATTTGAAGCTAAAATCACATCTGCCAATATAGTTTCTACCACATTTACAGAGATCCAAACAAATGAAGCATTAGGAAAATGGTTTTTAACTCCTACAATCCCTGCACAACCAGTGAATGCTTTAAAGGATATTTATGTAACAGATAGTAAGATTGAAATAAAAAAACTTCAAAGGAACACATCAATAGAGAGTGATTTTACTAGTGAACCCATTCGAGCCTCTAAAAACAATATTGTTGAATATAGTTTAACTATAAAAAATACTGGACCTCGCAGCGTTTATAATATCATTATTCAAGATAACTTAGCCTTATCATTAAGCTTTATAAAGGCAATTTCTGTATCAGAGGGTAATTTGGTTCACTCAGGAGAACCTTATGATGGTGTAGTCCTATGGACTTTACCTTCTCTAAAATCAGGAGATTCAGCAACAGCCATATTTTCTACTAAAATATTAAACACAGAAAGAAATACGATTAACTATGCAACAGGAAGTTTTAACATAACACCTACGAATCCAAATAAGTTTTTGACCAATCCATCCAATATTACAATCATAAAACCTAATAATTGTACTGCTGTTTTTACCATTGGCATTCATAGCCGTATTTATACAGAAAAAATTGTAGATTTGGTTATTCCTACACATGGATATTGTCCTCCTAAAAATAAGGATCAATGATAAACTCTAAACTCCTTACGTAAGGAATTACAAGGGAGTGTATATAATAAGATTTTTAAAGGTGTTATGTGGGTGAAGAAGAGCTTAGACAAGAAAGACTATGTGTTAAGGAAAGAAGATAGAGTACTTCGTTATGGAGGAAATATCTTTTTTTATTTTTTAACCAATAGTTAAGGATTAAGGATCACAAAACTTAGATTGAGTTACAAGATTGAAAGACAGGAGTTTCTAATATATTACATAAGTAGATATAGATATTTAGAGGGAAAAGTTATATAGCGAAACTGAAAAAAGGAAAATTGAATTGCTTTACTAGGGTAATTTTAGGTTATCATAAACGAAAATGAGACATTTATTGACAAAATTCCTGGAAAAATGTAGTATTATATATTGTATTGCAAAAATGAAAGGAGGAAATAAATATGAAAAGCTTAAAAACCAAATTAATTCTATACTTTTCTATAATCGTTATTATAGGATGTAGCAGTTTGGCAATTATTTCTTATATTAATGGATCAAATGCATTACTAAATAGTGTTAAAAATAATTTGATCTTAATCTCACAAGAGTCTTCACAAGTAATATCAGAAAGAATTAATACTGAAATGGAAAAATTAAAAGTAGTAGCTTCACAAAGTAGAATTACCAATCCCAATAATCCTATTGAAGATAAGATGGATGTATTAAGAGAAGAAGCTAAAAGAAGCGGACATATTGTAATGGATATTGTCAATGTAGAGGGCGAAGGCATCGGAACAGATGGGAAAACATACGACTTAAGAGAGCGAGAGTATTTTAAAAGGGCGATTCAAGGTGAAACTGCAATTTCTGATTTGCTTGTAAGTAAAAGGAATCAGTCCTTAATCATTGTATATGCAACACCAATAAAATATAATGGAAAGATTACAGGTGTATTAGTTGCAGTACGTGATGGGAAAAACTTTAGCCAGATTATTTCAGATATAAAAATAGGTAAAACTGGATATGCTTATATAGTTAATCAAGAGGGGAAAATCGTTGCACATAAAGATGTAAATAAGGTTATTGAAGGCGGTGATATGTTAGAGGAATTAAAAAAAGATCAATCATTAAAAGATCTTAAAATATTAGTGAAAAAAATGATCGCTGGAGAAAAAGGAAGCGGAGAATACGATTATAAAGGAATTAATAAAATTATAGGATATGCACCTATTGCCCATACAAATTGGTCAATAGGGATTACAGCGCCAATAGAAGAAGTATTAGGTGAATTAAATACAATGAAACATTCAAATTTTATTACAGCACTGATTATACTCATCATCTCTATGATTAGTATATATTTTATGGGAAGCTCCATAGCAAAACCCATTCAAACATTGTCACTTATTATTGATCGGTTGGCAAAGTATGATTTGAGATTTGATGAAAAGAGTGAAGCCATTAAATACATGAAAAGGAAAGATGAGATTGGCAATATAACCAATTCATTAGCAACCATGCAATTAAACTTCATTGATTTAGTTAAGAAAATAGCTGACGGTACCCATAAGGTAGAATCTTCTTCAGAGGAATTAACTGTTACCTGCCAACAGTCAGCAATCGCTTCAGAAGAAGTAGCAAAGACTATTGAAGAAATTGCTAAAGGTGCTAATGATCAAGCAAGAGATACACAAGCTGGATCTGAAAAAGCATATGCGTTAGGGAGTCTAATAGAGAAAAATCAGGGATATATGAAAAATGTAAATGATTCTTCTAGTAAGGTCGTTAAACTAATTGATGAAGGACTACTAATAATCAATGAACTGATTGAAAAAACCAATACAAGTGGAAACGCAGCAAAAGATATGTTTAATATGATTATGGAAACGAACAAAAGCACTAGTAAAATTGGAGAAGCTAGTACGGTAATTGCGTCTATTGCACAACAAACAAATTTACTAGCATTAAATGCTGCTATAGAAGCTGCAAGAGCAGGTGAAGCAGGTAAAGGATTTGCTGTTGTTGCAGAAGAAATAAGGAAGCTCGCAGAACAGTCAACATTATCAACAAAAGAGATTGATTTTGTGGTAAAAGAGTTAGTGAAAAATTCTAGTGATGCAGTAACAACCATGGAAAATGTATCAGGAATTGTAGGAAAACAAGTGGAAAGTGTAAAAGATACAGAGATAAAATATAAAGAGATTGCACATGCAATAGAAGTGTCAGAAAAAGCCATTGAGAAATTAAATGTTGCAGGATCAGAAATGGAAAATAAAAAAACGGAGATACTAGATATCATTCAAAGCTTATCAGCTATTGCACAACAAAATGCTGCAGGAACAGAAGAAGCATCGGCTTCAACCGAAGAACAATCTGCTTCTACGGAAGAAATTGCAAATGCTAGTGAAGGACTTTCTGAGATTGCCCAAATATTGCAAGAATCTATATCTAAATTTAAGATATAAAATATTTTTATGGGATTAGGGGCCAATAGATTAAGAGGAAACGGTTCTTTGTCACATGTAAGAAATGATTATTTGAAATAAAAATATTGTACTTTCAGGAAGAAGATAGAGTACTTCGTTATGGAGGAAATATCTTTTTTTGTTTTTACACTTATGAAAAAAGGATTCAATTAAATAATTGTTTTATTTATCTAAAATCAAATACAAAATAAAAAAGTTTACTAAAAATTTTTTAAACAATACCAAAATATTGCTTATATCGGGAAATTTCGTATTTTTTGTTGACAGTCACTATTTTTTTCTATATTATAAGTATTAATTTATTCGCAAAATTTATAAATTTCAAACACGAAGGTGATTTTAATGTTAGAGCAAATGAGAAAAAATTTAAAATTGAATATATATTATTTTAACGATCATTTTAGCTGGGGCTTTTACTTTTTTAGCGCTTGTTTCTTTGCATACAAAAATAATATATATCATTCTCTAAAGAGTCCTTCTAGAATATAAATAGAACCTTCGTAAAAATGATTTTGAAATGATCAGAATCTATTTTTTATAAAAGAGACTCATTAGAATGGGTCTTTTTTTTATATAGAATTATCAAGAGATCTCTATTTATGACATGTCACCAAAATATTTTAAATAGGTGTGTACAGCCTATTTAAAAAACTAAAAAATATTGAAGAGGTGAACAAGATGAATATACCATTAATCATTGTTTTATGTTATATAATTGCTTTGTTTGTTATAAGTGCTTATGCTAAAAAGCTAGCTACAAGTGGATCAGAAGGCTTTATGCTGGCAGGTAGAAAGCTGACCACTCCTTTGATTGCTGTTACTGTTACGGGTCTTGCCATAGGTGGTGCATCAACCATTGGTGTTGCAGAAAGAGCTTATGATGTGGGATTAGCTGCTGGATGGTACAATGTAGCCTGGGGAGCAGGGGCTGTAGTTATGGGGCTGGTTGCAGCAGGAAAATATAGAAAGCTGAATGTCTCTACTCTTCCAGAACTCTTTGAAAAATTTTATGATACAAAGGGTCGAATCATCTGTGTACTTAGTCAAATCGTCATACTACTAGTCATTACTTCTTTACAATATGTTGCAGGAGGAGCCATCCTTACATCCTTATTGCCGGACATATTTACTTTAAAATCTGGAATGATTATGAGTGCGGCAGTTTTTATAGGAATTACTTTTATAGGCGGTATGTGGTCTGCAGGACTTTCTAATATATTAAATGTAGCTTTAATCTATATAGGGATTATATTTTCTGCTGTTGCTACAATTTCTTCCCAAGGAGGACTCAGGAATATTGCATTAAAGATTCCGTCTGATGTTGCATATCTACATCCTATAAAGGGCTTAGGGTTAGCGGTTATCATGGGATGGTTTGCTGTTATGATTACACAAACCCTATCATTACAAGCAACTGTTCAGATTGCTTGTGGTGCAAAGGATGAAAAAAATGCTAAGAGAGGATTTATTTTAGGTGGATTATTAATGCTTCCTATAGGTTTTTTAGCAGCCCTTATGGGGATTGCTGCAAAGGCTGCTTATCCTGATATAAGTGCCACTATGGCACTTCCTAAGATTATCATGTCATTAAATCCTGTAATGGCAGGGGTTACTTTAGCAGCACTTTGGGCAGCTGACGTTTCAACGGCATGTAATTTACTTTTAGGGACTTCAACATTATTTTCACAGGATATCTATAAGCGTTTTATCAATCCAGATATTGACGATAAAAGATTTATGATTGTGAGCAAAATTACTGTAGTCATACTTGGGATCATGACTTTTATATTATCACTGACCATAGTAGGAATCCTTAAAACATTACTAGTTGCCCTTAGTCTAACTACAGCATTTACTGTAACCTTCTTATTTACAATATTTGCACCAGGATTATGCAGAAAGCACTCTGCATTTTATACTACCGTAGTAGGTATACTAGTACTAGTATTATGGACTTTTGTGCCTTCCATAAGAATATTTTCACATGTGATCTACTTAGAATGGATTGTTTGTATAGGAACATTTTTAACGGTTGCTGTTTTTGATTCAGCAAAGATTCCTGATTTAGCTTAGTATTAAAATTATGAATAATAAGGGGTGTTGTTATGTTTTCAGAAAAAATAGTAAATAATTTAAAAAAATCTTCTTGGATTAGAGCCATGTTTGAGGAAGGGGCAAAACTTGTAGAAAAGTATGGAGTAGAGAATGTATATGATTATAGTCTTGGAAATCCCTATGCAGAACCTCCAAAAGAGGTGATAGAATCAATGAAAACCCATGTATTAAGTGATGAGGCGGGACTTCATAGATATATGAATAATGCAGGATATCCAGAAGTAAGAGAAAAAATCGCAAAAGCTATACAAAAAGAAAGTGGCGTTGAGCTTTCAAAGGATCATGTTGTTATGACTGTAGGGGCAGCAGGGGGATTAAATGTTGTCTTTAAAGCCATTTTGAACCCAGAAGATGAGGTGATTGTTTTTGCACCCTATTTTGTAGAATATAATTTTTATGTGGATAATCATGGTGGAAAAACAGTAGTGGTGCCACCAGATACATCAACCTTTGAACCAGATTTAAAAAAGTTTGAAGAAAGTATTACTAAAAAGACAAAGGCCATCATTATTAATACACCGAATAATCCAACAGGGGTCATATATAGTGAGGAAACGTTAAAAAATATCAAAAGAATCATAGAAATGAAAGAAAAGGAATATAATACAACCCTATTTGTGTTGAGTGACCAACCCTACAAAAAAATCATTTATGATGATGCTCGCCCATCAAGTATGCTTTCAATTTTTACGAATGCAATCATAGTGGATTCCTTTAGTAAGTCATTAGGTCTTGCAGGACAGAGGATAGGCTATATTGCCGTAAGCAGTAAAATTAAAGAGGTAGATATCCTTATAAATGCCTTAAGTTTTTGCAATCGAACTTTGGGGTTTGTAAATGCTCCAGGATTATTCCAAAAAGTTGTTGCTGATGCACTAGAAGCAGAGGTAAATGTGGAAGAATATAAAAAAAGAAGAGACTTTTTATATGAAAATCTTACAAAATTAGGATTTGAGTGTGTAAAACCACAGGGAGCATTTTATCTTTTTCCTAAAGCACCTATAGCAGATGATGTAGAATTTGTTAAAAGAGCTATTAAGTATAATTTATTGCTTGTACCAGGAAGTGGTTTTGGCTGCCCAGGATATTTTAGAATTTCTTATTGTGTAAAGTTTGACATGATTGAAAGGTCTATTCCTGCTTTTGAAAAATTAATGAAGGAGTGTTTAGCTGTTTAGAGGTCCTGGACTATAAATGTCCTGGACCTTTCCTTTCAACAAAATCATCCACATAAATTTTAATCACAGCCATAATAGGAATTCCTAAAATCATACCTAGTATTCCAAAGAATCCTCCTCCTAAAGCTACTGAGAGGATGGCTAAAAAAGGATTCATACCAACCTTTCCTCCAGTTAGTTTTGGATCTAGGTACCATCCGTCAAACTGCTGAAGAAGGATTAAAAAAATCAAAAGCCATAGAGCTGTCATGGGACTATAAAATAAATTAATCACACAAGCAATACTCATTCCGATAAAAGGACCCACATAGGGAATCATGTTGGTAATTCCTACGATTAATGCTAAAAGGAGGGCATATTTAGCCTTTAAAAAAAGCATACCCATAAAAGCAATACTACCAATAATTGCAGAATCTAATGATTTAGCTCCTATGTAGATGACAATCATTTTGTGAAGGGTTTTTCCAAAGCTTAAGAGACGATCTCCATTTTCTTTTTTCAGTAAAATATAAGTAAGTTTTTTACCAAATAAAGCAAACTTCTCTTTATCAAATAGGACATAAATAGAAATAATAAATCCTATCAATGTACTTAAAAAAGAAGCTGTAAAGGAAAGGGTTCCTTTTAATAGAATATCTAATGTATTCATCAAAACATTGCTTAGCTTTGGTATGTACGATCTTACATTATTTTGAACCACCTCAGATAAATGTCCTACGTCTAATAATTTGTTGTTTTCTACCAACTGGTCAAAATAATTTTGTGCAGTAGTTGAAAACTTTGGGATATTCTTAAAAAGATCTAAAATACTATTTGTAATAATAGGGAAGATAAAGCTTATGAAAATGAGGATTACCCCAATGATGCCCATGTATGTAATAAATATACTTTGCCCTCTTTTTAACTTAAATCTTTTTTCTAAAAAAGAGATGGCTGGACTTAATATATAAGCTACCAAAAAAGAGATGATAAAAGGATAGATGAGCTTTATAAATTGATTGAGCTTCATTCTTACTATATCAAAATGATCAATGAATTTGATGCCTATATAGGAAATAATGATGACTAATATCATATTGAAATAATGACTTTTTCTATAATGTTTCAACGACTTTCCTCCTTTTTTATGTTGTTTTTAGAAAACTTCTTTGTGGTTTTTGCTGTATTGATTTTTGCTTTATAAAATAATCTTCTCAAAATAATCTTTATAATATACATATTTTATCATGAACTTATGATCATGGCTATAAAACCTGCTACAAAGATATTGATAACTAGAGGATATAATAAAAGACAAGTCAATCTAAAAATTGACTTGTCTCTTATTACTAGTAGAGAGTTGATTATTTTTCTTCCATGCTACTTGCTACAAATGGACCTCCTAATTTTTTAGCTGTACGTCCATTACGATCCATTATAAAGAATAGTAATTCATCATAAAGGTCATCTGCATCTTTGCAAGCTTTCTCTGCAATATCCATATGTAATTTAGTTACATAATCCTTAGCTTCTTTTGGACTCTTTTCATAAAGAGTAATCATCTTTTTCTCAGCTTTTGTCATATCTTTATATAAGGCTTCTTCATAGTTTTTCCAATAATCTCTTACACCTTGTCCATAGAAAGGTCTATTTTGTTCTGCTAAAGCACAAATTCTCTTGAATTTCCAATATGCACCATCGTAGTTAGGATCATCACCATCTACTTGGTAAGCTTTATAAGTATCTTGGATTCCACTAAAGTTTGGAAGGAATACAGAATGTTCAGAATTACCGAAAGCTAACCACTGAAGTGCTGAGATTTCAGCTGGATAATTATCTTTAACTTGGATTACATGTATTTGAGATTGACGTTCTACACCGATTACACGAAGATCTTTATTCTCTGGAAGAGAAGCATCATACTTAGTACCTTCATAACGGTTACGTAGTACATCCATAACATCTAGAGCAGAAACTTTTTTGTCTGGATTATAGAAGAATGGATAATAAGTATCTGTTTGATAATCTCCTACACTAGATGGAGCCAGTAAACGATGTCCTATCCATGTACGCATGTTAGAATAATCTTCTCTTGGTTCTCCAAAAGTTGCAGCAAGATTTACTTTACCATCTATTTTAGTTGTCCATCCATTTTTATCAGCAGTAGTAAATAAATCCTTATGGAACATGACATTTTCTTTATCAGTTGTGTCTAAATCTTGGATCATAAATTGATTTCCAAAAACAGCAACTTTATCAGTTGGCATTTTTTTAGCAGCCCATAAATGTCCACTATAAACTTCAAATACCCAAGCTTCCTTTTGATCAGCAAGCATTACGATATTTCCTTCTTCTGAACCGTAAGTTTCAACTAAGTTTGCTAAAAGCTTAACCCCTTCTTTTGCAGTCTTAGCAGTTGAAGCTACGACACCAGGAAGAATAGATTCACGTAAACTTCCTTCAACATATGGATCTACTTCTAAAACGTTTTCCTTAGGGGATGCAGAAACGGTTGCACTA is part of the Crassaminicella profunda genome and encodes:
- a CDS encoding isopeptide-forming domain-containing fimbrial protein, which encodes MAIDPSNFLLNTSPNPSSAVIGMNATLNLLFSNTSATERGYNLTTEVTLPDGVSFVGSSVVPTSIVNNPSGTITIQWINIKDLAPNEIDYNIELTLKADENFRSTGLAVPFDIPISSIDVRATVDTLPRGNDDPGNIKITKDVSENFIPLRYDLLKSAPGKMPKGAGFISPILSPRWPYPYTLTVMNNSREPSVVTLVDNLPNGVRYLGGLSVTGPDAGSLSSPTIITPSGPGSQDFVTLDWGSVTLSSNAVNIITFNAAIWDNYTVNGIENSGVRIPHRTPLENIATLNGLSGPVEGHVKTNAMDATINKSINKSITDVGEINTYTLTYRINQYDDVGSFVITDIIGDGQRYNIGSASIVPNSVTVNLDGTTILIWNLGIRTTGTTGTITFRTTVNPNYSTTNPVAAGDTLLNDVDIDGTNQTTSTPTPDRSSASTSIKKPNIKKEILNYYYKDGTLKAINVAAPKDLVEFRITYSSNGIQASQRNIEIDEYAPSNMGPLSASLPVVYSSTFPGTFSPFTVTPNGLRWSLGTIPGNSTWIATFKVPVKDIEFVGSRNNLAKLAGENTLGFAYSDRDQVAVNFGKPNIKFRKTVNGPNKNAIKIGETYTYSITVSNPQNARGTVVDAFEMDLTDVIPNDLIYNGNYSVTGTGSYTTPVFSGQNVSMTIKKLAPDESITLNFQVTVDSTIASGETFRNNAVLQRPYSQPDRSYQYKGSSFKARATLKAEGIKLTKLISPTFAKIGDVVSYIIQATVPLGTKAYDIELIDKFPNATQLFIVGSATVDGSFVTPSVASGVITFPEIDVVDATTKEVMITYAFNVRITGGTHVPPYIENQINRATIKWDFEEGKPAVPVITTATLQVRTPHLRGLKQQRNATTGGNFRTQRLNYEVGDVIEYLISITNDGAERAFDSVIVDVLDPLLSFNTGSISTTNGSANESGGTIIWSIPVLEVGETATLKFAVTTLAGIAAGGNILDTASYKYNTNNNGFGIEFGPDTTNTVRLRSPFVKIVKGSSLLEGEIGDDILYSITLTVPNGTIAYTPRVQDTLPTGQVYIGPSIRQEVPNPPVTVTPSSLSPITFDSVTIDATSGEKIIIYRFVARIIDATHNPPFTEIQTNESQVKWAIQPGGALVRTRESNIDITAKTPNATVRKEQKKALDPNYTIDNISALPDDEIHYRLTIHSNGATTAYNVKVKDVLNDFLDYDSMIVGPSPSISGNTLEWNIGNIHKVDTFILEFAVKVKSGIGAGAQIPDEVKVFYDSSHVNPKTYHTNSNKVIIDIPPVQFEKIADKVLAAMGDEITYTLRVIVPNGVNAYNVVIQDEIPFCQEYKPLSWMPGTPVVSPSLRAITYNEPISPLTGINEYTFKTIVMCNRVEVQRNKAQLFWNITPSGPQAPPISKFAEVTVKNPNVVVTKEQSKNPTGPFTKDLLKGVEADDSIYYKITLENKGQTPAYNIITTDVLDPNLIYRGPIGSYDGTISPDPPTGSPDGTITWSVPSLGPNSSTTLIFQVDIVSGFVAGTNVINQASTKFDTSITNPVTLGPVLSNQVGFEFIFPTILKTVDDDSRFLGDTVTYMVEIDILAGSIAYDAQVTDILPPGQSYIPNTLRKDGLEITPYSTSPFILEAPQTLGEGKIIYTFQAKIDYMLLMPQDKQNNEAVLTWKTDPLQPPKSINSTASVYVTDSNINISKAQRNFTTHGAVPFTKEPIQVAALDIIHYELTVENLSATNTIYNVNAKDILDDGFKFIGQVEPFPPGVITHTGEPSNGEITWRIESIPSSQKYSAIIAVKVLPGAGAQSSILNKASATFSAVKGVPIITYGPKVSNTVEAKLPSLEIEKSVSKDVLEIGEIITYTLDVIVPKGTTAYNVVVKDTLPPQQSYVGEATRNGVAVFPSVDGQEITFDTEDRIDTSITYTFKARVVKGNLSPPYTQIQTNHVHVNWNMDPLGTPATPGSASKEVTVKSSFFFIGKEQRNVTKETTFDTKELSVEVGDLLEFRLVAHNFGEASAYDVVITDVLSKFDKYIKVVSVSLGNVEFNQTNNTVIWTIDDLPPQAVEFMIFQIEILGGIPAGGTDSNIATALYNTNKTTPITFGPIKSNQVVHIYPNVRVKKTSDFTYTVVGDTITYTVNFTLPKGTIVYNGQFIDTLPIGQTYDNDATLNGNPIEPVEIEGQRITFPVVPYAEAKDGDLDFTYEFEAKITSANIVSTTFTEIQTNEALGKWFLTPTIPAQPVNALKDIYVTDSKIEIKKLQRNTSIESDFTSEPIRASKNNIVEYSLTIKNTGPRSVYNIIIQDNLALSLSFIKAISVSEGNLVHSGEPYDGVVLWTLPSLKSGDSATAIFSTKILNTERNTINYATGSFNITPTNPNKFLTNPSNITIIKPNNCTAVFTIGIHSRIYTEKIVDLVIPTHGYCPPKNKDQ